The following coding sequences are from one Sesamum indicum cultivar Zhongzhi No. 13 linkage group LG11, S_indicum_v1.0, whole genome shotgun sequence window:
- the LOC105174145 gene encoding beta-galactosidase 15: MNTTTMCSLKFIALALILCAATFNLSADAADVSYDARALKIDGQRRIIISGSIHYPRSTPEMWPSLIKKAKEGGLNAIETYVFWNAHEPLYRQYDFSGNLDLLRFLKVIQDEGLYAILRIGPYVCAEWNYGGFPVWLNSIPDMTFRTENDAFMYQMKNFTTLIVDKVKEANLFASEGGPIILAQIENEYGNVIGSYGNDGKSYMNWCANFAETLDIGVPWIMCQESDAPPSMINTCNGWYCDQFSPNSNIPKMWTENWSGWYKNWGGKDPHRTAEDLAFAVARFFQYGGTLQNYYMYHGGTNFGRTAGGPYITTSYDYDAPLDEYGNLNQPKWGHLKKLHSLIMSMEKILTYGKATNKDYGGMMSSTVFEYNGTRVCFLGNANNRDAKTINFEGKSYTTPAWSVSILPDCVNVVYNTAEVNTQKSVMVKKLPLEAAPKRHYDLEWLWRSEHIEHLKTSVENSGPLKGVTYANQLLDQKLAANDTSDYLWYMTSVDINEDDPIWGEEVTVSVQCDCQILHVFFNGKHIGSKWVTNGQYNFLFERNAKLKLGTNSLSLLSVTVGLQNYGAHFDKANNGILGPVKLVAPNSLEKDLTSNKWAYKVGLNGLERRLQEVDIKHKRKWHPNVPFDRMFVWYKTTFKTPKGEDPVVLDLWGLGKGTAWVNGHDIGRYWPSFVADDNGCVSFCDYRGAYTGSKCLTNCGKSSQRWYHVPRSFLNDEDNTLVLFEEFGGNPTFISVQTVTMKSASAHAYEGNSLELSCQGRVISKVNFASFGNGTYGSLHKGSCHSPNSLSVVKQACIGKESCSIDASEQTFGPSSCDAPMKSLAVEVQC; this comes from the exons ATGAACACAACAACAATGTGTTCACTCAAGTTTATAGCATTAGCACTTATCTTATGTGCTGCTACTTTCAATCTGTCTGCTGATGCTGCCGATGTTTCATACGATGCAAGAGCCCTCAAGATTGACGGCCAAAGGCGGATTATCATTTCTGGTTCTATTCACTATCCTCGTAGCACGCCTGAG ATGTGGCCGTCTTTGATTAAGAAAGCGAAGGAAGGAGGTCTTAATGCTATTGAGACTTACGTGTTTTGGAATGCCCATGAGCCCCTTTATCGACAG TATGATTTTTCAGGAAATCTAGATCTTTTGAGGTTCCTGAAGGTGATTCAAGATGAAGGGCTTTATGCCATTCTGAGAATTGGACCGTATGTTTGTGCTGAATGGAACTATGG AGGATTTCCTGTTTGGTTGAATAGCATTCCCGACATGACTTTCAGGACTGAAAATGATGCCTTCATG taTCAAATGAAGAACTTCACAACCTTGATTGTGGACAAGGTGAAAGAAGCAAATCTTTTTGCTTCAGAAGGCGGGCCGATTATACTTGCTCAG aTTGAGAACGAGTATGGAAATGTTATTGGCTCTTATGGGAATGATGGAAAATCATACATGAACTGGTGTGCAAATTTCGCTGAAACTCTGGACATTGGTGTCCCTTGGATCATGTGTCAAGAATCGGATGCTCCACCGTCCATG ATCAATACATGCAATGGCTGGTACTGCGATCAGTTTTCCCCCAACAGCAACATTCCTAAGATGTGGACAGAGAACTGGAGTGGCTG GTATAAGAACTGGGGCGGTAAAGACCCTCACAGAACCGCAGAAGATCTTGCATTTGCTGTCGCTCGATTTTTCCAGTATGGTGGCACATTGCAGAACTATTATATG TATCATGGAGGTACTAACTTTGGGCGAACAGCCGGTGGACCGTATATTACCACAAGTTATGATTATGATGCTCCCcttgatgaatatg GTAATCTGAACCAGCCTAAATGGGGACATCTAAAGAAGCTCCATTCCCTGATTATGTCGATGGAGAAGATACTAACATATGGGAAAGCAACAAACAAAGACTATGGGGGAATGATGTCT TCCACAGTGTTTGAATACAACGGGACAAGGGTATGTTTCCTCGGAAATGCAAATAATAGGGATGCCAAAACAATCAACTTTGAAGGCAAGAGCTATACTACTCCTGCTTGGTCAGTGAGCATTCTTCCTGACTGTGTCAATGTAGTATACAACACTGCCGAG GTTAATACTCAGAAGTCTGTAATGGTGAAGAAACTACCATTAGAAGCTGCGCCAAAACGTCATTATGATCTTGAATGGCTCTGGAGGTCGGAGCACATTGAGCACCTCAAAACCTCAGTGGAGAATAGTGGTCCTCTTAAAGGTGTTACTTATGCCAATCAACTGTTGGATCAAAAacttgctgcaaatgatacaAGTGACTACTTGTGGTACATGACAAG TGTGGACATAAATGAAGATGATCCCATCTGGGGCGAAGAGGTTACTGTAAGTGTTCAGTGTGACTGCCAGATACTGCATGTATTTTTCAACGGCAAGCACATAG GATCTAAATGGGTGACAAATGGGcagtacaattttttatttgagagaAATGCTAAGCTAAAGCTAGGGACGAACTCATTATCCTTGCTCAGTGTAACAGTAGGACTCCAG AACTATGGTGCCCATTTCGACAAAGCAAACAATGGAATCCTTGGTCCTGTCAAGCTAGTTGCACCAAACAGTTTAGAGAAGGATCTAACATCGAACAAATGGGCGTATAAGGTTGGATTGAATGGATTGGAGAGGCGACTTCAAGAGGTGGATATTAAGCACAAGCGCAAGTGGCATCCTAATGTCCCTTTTGACAGGATGTTTGTTTGGTACAAG ACAACCTTCAAAACTCCTAAAGGGGAAGACCCTGTTGTTCTAGACTTGTGGGGTTTAGGCAAAGGAACTGCTTGGGTGAACGGACATGATATTGGCAGATACTGGCCAAGCTTTGTAGCAGATGATAACGGATGTGTTTCATTTTGCGACTATCGAGGAGCTTATACTGGTTCAAAATGCTTGACTAATTGTGGAAAATCTTCCCAAAGATg GTATCATGTCCCGCGATCATTCTTGAATGATGAAGATAACACTCTGGTACTGTTTGAAGAGTTTGGGGGGAACCCAACTTTTATAAGTGTTCAAACAGTGACAATGAAATCAGCATCTGCACATGCATATGAAGGGAACAGTTTGGAACTGTCATGCCAAGGGAGAGTCATATCCAAGGTCAATTTTGCTAGCTTTGGTAATGGCACATATGGGTCTCTTCATAAAGGCAGCTGCCACTCTCCAAACAGTTTATCAGTAGTCAAACAG GCATGTATTGGCAAAGAAAGTTGTTCAATTGATGCATCAGAGCAGACTTTCGGACCCAGTTCGTGTGATGCCCCCATGAAGAGTCTTGCTGTTGAAGTCCAGTGCTAG